In Streptomyces sp. NBC_00414, a single window of DNA contains:
- a CDS encoding alpha/beta hydrolase, with the protein MGLTSNKVLALVVLVAVLLFVGTVWFWPLLARRGWRAVSGRIALLTATQVAVFVSVGLGANQAFGFYASWADLFGRESGQGVVVDHDPGDAAGPLEVVGTRQVNVSGGARPQIGGQLQKVDLVGRRTHIASPAYVYLPPEYFQPQYRTRTFPAAVVLTGYPGTAEALIKGLHYPQTAHALAKDGRMQPMILVMMRPTVAPPRDTECVDVPGGPRTESFFAEDVPDAVSHHYRVGAKPGSWGIVGDSTGGYCALKLAIHHPRTYAAGAGLSPYYRPPTDPTTGDLFHGDEELRDSADLMWFLKHRPAPNTSLLVSSSRQGESNYQETLRFIDLVGAKKPTRISSIILDSGGHNFNTWRREIPATLQWLSGRLSDR; encoded by the coding sequence ATGGGTCTCACGAGCAACAAGGTGCTGGCACTGGTGGTCCTCGTCGCCGTGCTGCTGTTCGTCGGCACGGTGTGGTTCTGGCCGCTGCTCGCGCGTCGCGGCTGGCGTGCCGTGTCGGGGCGGATCGCCCTGCTGACGGCCACTCAGGTCGCGGTCTTCGTGTCGGTCGGCCTCGGCGCCAACCAGGCCTTCGGCTTCTACGCGAGCTGGGCCGACCTCTTCGGCCGGGAGTCAGGGCAGGGCGTGGTGGTCGACCACGACCCCGGGGACGCGGCCGGGCCGCTCGAAGTGGTCGGCACGCGGCAGGTCAACGTGTCCGGCGGGGCGCGGCCGCAGATCGGCGGTCAGCTCCAGAAGGTCGACCTGGTGGGCCGGCGGACGCACATCGCCAGTCCCGCGTACGTCTATCTGCCGCCGGAGTACTTCCAGCCGCAGTACCGCACCCGGACCTTCCCGGCCGCTGTCGTGCTCACCGGCTATCCGGGCACCGCGGAGGCGCTCATCAAGGGCCTGCACTATCCGCAGACCGCCCACGCGCTGGCCAAGGACGGCCGGATGCAGCCGATGATCCTGGTCATGATGCGGCCGACCGTCGCGCCGCCGCGCGACACCGAGTGCGTGGACGTGCCCGGCGGGCCGCGGACCGAGTCGTTCTTCGCCGAGGACGTCCCCGACGCCGTGTCACATCACTACAGGGTGGGCGCAAAACCCGGCAGCTGGGGCATCGTCGGTGACTCGACGGGCGGCTACTGCGCGCTCAAGCTCGCGATCCACCACCCGAGAACGTACGCCGCCGGGGCGGGCCTCTCCCCGTACTACCGGCCGCCGACCGACCCCACGACGGGCGATCTCTTCCACGGGGACGAGGAGTTGCGCGACAGCGCCGACCTGATGTGGTTCCTCAAGCACCGGCCCGCGCCCAACACCTCGCTGCTCGTCAGCAGCAGCAGGCAGGGCGAGAGCAACTACCAGGAGACGCTGAGGTTCATCGACCTGGTCGGGGCGAAGAAGCCGACCCGGATCTCGTCGATCATCCTCGACAGCGGCGGGCACAACTTCAACACCTGGCGGCGCGAGATCCCGGCGACCCTCCAGTGGCTCAGCGGGCGGCTGAGCGACCGCTGA
- a CDS encoding PH domain-containing protein, which produces MQARTGPVPVAESLPRERRLHPVTPLRRAWAPVAVLAGWAVHDPDQAQRQLMRLTTTVLLATLAAAVLGAALYGFLSWWFTHFSVTDTELRIRTGLVFRRTAHIRLERIQAVDVTQPLLARVAGVAKLKLDVVGTDKKDELAYLGQEEARILRAELLARAAGFAPETAHEVGEAPVRQLLHVPARVLAVSLVLTGATWGTLAAALVVPPLLWFATHSVWTVLATALPLLGAAGASSVGRFVGEYDWTVGESPDGLRIDHGLLDRTHETVPPGRVQTIHIVEPLLWRRRGWVRIELDVAGSSNSVLVPVAPREVAESVIARVLPGVTVPGTLERPPRRAGRCVPFWWRGYGIAVTDTVFVARHGLLRRSIALVPHAKVQSVRLEQGPWQRHQGLADVRVDTGANKTVTARLRDASEAAELLYAQADRSLTGRREARPDRWMA; this is translated from the coding sequence ATACAGGCCAGGACCGGGCCGGTACCGGTAGCGGAATCCCTGCCGCGTGAGCGGCGGCTGCATCCCGTGACTCCGCTGCGGCGCGCGTGGGCGCCGGTCGCCGTGCTCGCCGGGTGGGCCGTGCACGATCCCGACCAGGCCCAGCGGCAGCTGATGCGGCTCACGACGACCGTGCTGCTGGCCACGCTCGCCGCGGCCGTCCTGGGAGCCGCCCTCTACGGGTTCCTGAGCTGGTGGTTCACGCACTTCTCGGTGACCGACACCGAACTGCGCATCCGTACGGGCCTGGTGTTCCGGCGTACCGCGCACATCCGGCTCGAACGGATCCAGGCCGTCGACGTCACCCAGCCGCTGCTGGCCCGCGTGGCCGGCGTCGCCAAGCTCAAACTCGACGTCGTCGGGACCGACAAGAAGGACGAGCTGGCCTATCTGGGCCAGGAGGAGGCCCGGATACTGCGGGCCGAACTGCTCGCCCGGGCCGCCGGTTTCGCGCCCGAGACGGCGCACGAGGTGGGCGAGGCACCGGTACGGCAGCTGCTGCACGTACCGGCCCGGGTCCTCGCCGTGTCCCTCGTCCTGACCGGCGCCACCTGGGGGACGCTGGCCGCCGCGCTCGTCGTACCGCCGCTGCTGTGGTTCGCCACCCACAGCGTGTGGACGGTGCTCGCGACGGCGCTGCCGCTGCTCGGCGCGGCGGGCGCGAGCAGCGTGGGACGGTTCGTCGGCGAGTACGACTGGACCGTGGGCGAGTCCCCGGACGGGCTCCGCATCGACCACGGGCTGCTCGACCGTACGCACGAGACCGTGCCGCCCGGGCGCGTCCAGACCATCCACATCGTCGAGCCGCTCCTGTGGCGGCGCCGCGGCTGGGTCCGGATCGAGCTGGACGTGGCGGGCTCGTCCAACTCCGTGCTCGTACCGGTCGCCCCGCGCGAGGTCGCCGAGTCGGTCATCGCGCGCGTGCTGCCCGGCGTGACCGTGCCGGGCACCCTCGAACGGCCACCGCGCCGGGCGGGCCGGTGCGTGCCGTTCTGGTGGCGGGGTTACGGGATCGCGGTGACCGACACCGTCTTCGTGGCCCGGCACGGGCTGCTGCGCCGCAGCATCGCGCTCGTACCGCACGCCAAGGTGCAGAGCGTGCGCCTGGAGCAGGGGCCGTGGCAGCGCCACCAGGGGCTCGCCGACGTCCGGGTGGACACCGGGGCCAACAAGACGGTGACGGCCCGGCTGCGGGACGCCTCGGAGGCGGCGGAGCTGCTGTACGCGCAGGCGGACCGTTCGCTCACCGGCCGCCGCGAGGCCCGGCCCGACCGCTGGATGGCCTGA
- a CDS encoding PH domain-containing protein has translation METGTSENAGQTAGQAAGHASGHAAGRTTDEPVWIALPPGLLRMRRLLLVVWLGLLTVATGLLLGLFAGPGWAAFALLPLAVLLWGWPMLGRNWRSWRYAERSDDLLISRGVLWREETVVPYGRMQLVEVTSGPVERHFGLASVQLHTAAAATDARIPGLVPAEAERLRDRLTELGEARSAGL, from the coding sequence ATGGAGACGGGGACCTCGGAAAACGCGGGGCAGACAGCGGGGCAGGCGGCCGGGCACGCGTCCGGGCACGCAGCGGGGCGCACGACGGACGAGCCCGTGTGGATCGCGCTGCCGCCCGGGCTGCTCAGAATGCGAAGGCTGTTGCTGGTGGTGTGGCTGGGGCTGCTGACCGTCGCCACGGGCCTGCTGCTCGGTCTGTTCGCCGGGCCCGGCTGGGCGGCGTTCGCCCTGCTGCCCCTGGCGGTGCTGCTGTGGGGCTGGCCGATGCTGGGCCGCAACTGGCGTTCCTGGCGCTATGCCGAGCGCTCGGACGACCTGCTGATCAGCCGGGGTGTCCTGTGGCGCGAGGAGACCGTCGTGCCGTACGGGCGCATGCAGCTGGTCGAGGTCACCTCCGGTCCTGTGGAGCGGCACTTCGGGCTGGCGAGCGTGCAGCTGCACACGGCCGCCGCGGCTACGGACGCCCGTATCCCGGGGCTCGTACCGGCGGAGGCGGAACGATTGCGCGACCGGCTCACCGAGCTGGGCGAGGCCCGATCGGCGGGGCTGTGA
- a CDS encoding NADH-quinone oxidoreductase subunit D: MTPTTETMVGIGGAAESTDMVLNIGPQHPSTHGVLRLKLVLDGERIQHAEPVIGYMHRGAEKLFEARDYRQIIMLANRHDWLSAFSNELGVVLGVERMLGMEVPPRAVWTRTLLAELNRVLNHLMFLGSYPLELGGITPIFYAFTEREELQHVMEEVSGGRMHYMFNRVGGLKEDLPAGWAGRAREAISGVRSRMDRFDGLVLGNEIFRGRTRGVGVLSPEAVHAYGVSGPIARASGVDFDLRRDEPYLAYGELQDTLKVVTRQEGDCLARFECLLEQTHNALDLADACLDRLAELPPGPINQRLPKVLKAPEGHTYAWTENPLGINGYYLVSKGEKTPYRLKLRSASYNNIQALAELLPGTLVADMVAILGSLFFVVGDIDK, encoded by the coding sequence ATGACTCCTACGACGGAGACCATGGTCGGTATCGGCGGCGCCGCGGAGAGCACCGACATGGTGCTCAACATCGGGCCCCAGCATCCGTCCACCCATGGCGTACTGCGTCTGAAGCTCGTCCTCGACGGTGAACGGATCCAGCACGCGGAGCCGGTGATCGGCTACATGCACCGCGGTGCCGAGAAGCTCTTCGAGGCGCGCGACTACCGGCAGATCATCATGCTGGCCAACCGCCACGACTGGCTCTCCGCGTTCTCGAACGAGCTGGGCGTGGTCCTCGGTGTGGAGCGGATGCTCGGCATGGAGGTGCCCCCGCGCGCGGTGTGGACACGCACGCTGCTCGCCGAGCTGAACCGGGTCCTGAACCACCTGATGTTCCTCGGTTCGTACCCCCTGGAACTGGGCGGGATCACCCCGATCTTCTACGCGTTCACCGAGCGCGAGGAGCTCCAGCACGTCATGGAGGAGGTCTCCGGCGGGCGCATGCACTACATGTTCAACCGGGTGGGAGGCCTCAAGGAGGACCTGCCGGCCGGATGGGCAGGCCGCGCGCGTGAGGCGATTTCCGGGGTGCGCTCCCGGATGGACCGGTTCGACGGCCTGGTGCTCGGCAACGAGATCTTCCGGGGGCGTACGCGCGGTGTCGGAGTGCTCTCCCCCGAGGCCGTGCACGCCTACGGAGTGAGCGGGCCGATCGCGCGCGCCTCCGGCGTCGACTTCGACCTGCGCCGCGACGAGCCCTACCTCGCGTACGGCGAACTCCAGGACACCCTGAAGGTCGTCACGCGCCAGGAGGGCGACTGCCTGGCCCGCTTCGAATGCCTCCTGGAGCAGACCCACAACGCCCTCGACCTCGCGGACGCCTGTCTCGACCGGCTCGCGGAGCTGCCTCCCGGCCCGATCAACCAGCGGCTCCCCAAGGTCCTGAAGGCCCCCGAGGGACACACGTACGCCTGGACCGAGAACCCCCTCGGCATCAACGGGTACTACCTCGTCAGCAAGGGCGAGAAGACCCCGTACCGGCTGAAGCTGCGCTCGGCCTCGTACAACAACATCCAGGCGCTCGCCGAACTGCTGCCGGGCACGCTGGTCGCGGACATGGTGGCGATCCTGGGGTCGCTGTTCTTCGTGGTGGGGGACATCGACAAGTAG
- a CDS encoding SAM-dependent methyltransferase produces MGAVEHETAGRARGWRPATEEALYGPSGFYRGAVGPAGHFRTSVHASPLFAAAVARLLRLVDEALAHPAELAFVDMGAGRGELVSAVLKALPAEVASRARGYAVERAARPAGLDHRIEWLPEPPPGVSGLLFANEWLDNVPVDVAEVDPRGVPRLVLVDADGTESLGEPVAGADARWLERWWPLTATPDGRLPADGPPPAEGLRAEIGHPRDAAWASAVAALGRGLAVAVDYGHSAGARPPVGTLTGFREGRETAPVPDGSCDITAHVALDACALPGGRLLSQRDALKTLGVNGERPSLALASTDPAAYVRALAGAGEAAELTARGGLGDFTWLLQPVGIPDPLSDPPPNPLPNPPPETKQPST; encoded by the coding sequence GTGGGCGCAGTGGAGCATGAGACGGCGGGCAGGGCACGCGGGTGGCGCCCCGCGACCGAGGAAGCGCTGTACGGGCCCTCCGGTTTCTATCGCGGGGCCGTGGGTCCCGCGGGCCATTTCCGCACCTCGGTGCATGCGTCACCGCTGTTCGCGGCGGCCGTGGCCCGGCTGCTCCGGCTCGTCGACGAGGCGCTCGCCCACCCCGCCGAACTCGCCTTCGTCGACATGGGCGCGGGCCGCGGCGAACTGGTGAGCGCCGTCCTGAAGGCGCTCCCCGCCGAAGTGGCCTCCCGCGCGCGCGGGTACGCGGTCGAACGCGCCGCCCGCCCCGCCGGACTCGATCACCGTATCGAGTGGCTCCCGGAGCCTCCGCCGGGAGTCTCGGGCCTCCTGTTCGCCAACGAGTGGCTCGACAACGTGCCGGTGGACGTGGCCGAGGTGGACCCGCGCGGCGTGCCCCGCCTCGTTCTCGTGGACGCGGACGGGACGGAGTCCCTCGGGGAGCCGGTGGCCGGGGCGGACGCGCGGTGGCTGGAGAGGTGGTGGCCGCTCACGGCAACGCCCGACGGCCGGCTCCCCGCCGACGGCCCGCCCCCGGCCGAAGGTCTGCGCGCCGAGATCGGTCACCCCAGGGACGCCGCCTGGGCGTCCGCCGTGGCCGCTCTCGGCCGGGGTCTCGCCGTCGCCGTCGACTACGGGCACAGCGCGGGAGCACGGCCGCCGGTCGGCACGCTGACGGGCTTCAGGGAGGGCCGGGAGACGGCACCCGTGCCGGACGGCTCCTGCGACATCACCGCCCATGTCGCGCTGGACGCGTGCGCCCTGCCCGGCGGCCGGCTGCTGAGCCAGCGGGACGCTCTGAAGACGCTGGGCGTGAACGGGGAGCGGCCGTCCCTCGCCCTGGCCTCCACGGACCCCGCGGCCTACGTACGGGCCCTGGCGGGCGCGGGCGAGGCCGCCGAACTGACCGCCCGGGGCGGCCTGGGCGACTTCACCTGGCTGCTGCAGCCGGTCGGGATCCCGGACCCACTGAGCGACCCGCCACCGAACCCGCTGCCGAACCCACCGCCCGAAACGAAACAGCCCTCTACGTAG
- a CDS encoding sensor histidine kinase gives MQRLYDFLRRHPTWVDGFWAVVVFGISVASGTAGQENSDSGTDHLAVTVPITLLLCLVIALRRRLPESMLILAVSMGAAQLVLDMPLVPADFALLVITYTVASNGTRWASRLALTAGLLAAPLAQLRWPEEHQSAAGQAAIVVFQTVPFALAWVLGDSLRTRRAYFAQLEERAARLEREREAQAKVAVAAERARIARELHDVVAHNVSVMVVQADGAAYVLDSAPDQAKKALEIISGTGRQALAEMRRLLGVLRTGEHQESGEYVPQPDVEQLDELIEQCRTSGLPVDFKIEGTPRPLPSGVELTAYRIVQEALTNTRKHGGPNTGASVRLVYFDDGLGLLVEDDGKGAPHELYEEGGVDGQGHGLIGMRERIGMVGGTLDAGPRPGGGFRISALLPLKPAH, from the coding sequence GTGCAGCGCCTCTATGACTTTCTCCGCAGGCACCCGACATGGGTCGACGGCTTCTGGGCCGTCGTCGTGTTCGGGATCTCGGTCGCGAGCGGAACGGCCGGTCAGGAGAATTCCGATTCCGGGACCGACCATCTGGCCGTCACCGTCCCGATCACCCTGCTGCTCTGCCTGGTGATCGCGTTGCGCAGGCGACTGCCCGAGTCGATGCTGATCCTCGCCGTCTCCATGGGCGCGGCGCAGCTGGTGCTGGACATGCCGTTGGTGCCCGCCGACTTCGCGCTGCTGGTGATCACGTACACGGTCGCCTCGAACGGCACCCGCTGGGCGTCCCGGCTCGCTCTCACGGCGGGGCTGCTCGCGGCCCCGCTGGCGCAGCTGCGCTGGCCGGAGGAGCACCAGAGCGCCGCCGGCCAGGCGGCGATAGTGGTCTTCCAGACGGTGCCCTTCGCCCTGGCCTGGGTCCTCGGCGACTCCCTGCGGACCCGCCGCGCCTACTTCGCGCAGCTGGAGGAGCGGGCCGCCCGGCTGGAGAGGGAGCGCGAGGCGCAGGCCAAGGTCGCGGTCGCCGCCGAGCGCGCCCGGATCGCCCGCGAGCTGCACGACGTCGTCGCGCACAACGTCTCGGTGATGGTGGTCCAGGCCGACGGCGCCGCGTACGTTCTCGACTCCGCGCCCGACCAGGCCAAGAAGGCCCTGGAGATCATCTCCGGGACGGGGCGGCAGGCCCTCGCCGAGATGCGCCGGCTCCTCGGCGTGCTGCGCACCGGCGAGCACCAGGAGTCCGGCGAGTACGTGCCGCAGCCCGACGTGGAGCAGCTCGACGAACTGATCGAGCAGTGCCGGACCTCCGGCCTGCCCGTCGACTTCAAGATCGAGGGCACCCCGCGTCCACTGCCCAGCGGCGTCGAGCTGACCGCGTACCGCATCGTGCAGGAGGCGCTCACCAACACGCGGAAGCACGGGGGGCCGAACACCGGAGCGAGCGTGCGCCTGGTCTACTTCGACGACGGCCTCGGCCTGCTGGTCGAGGACGACGGCAAGGGCGCCCCGCACGAGCTGTACGAGGAAGGCGGGGTGGACGGCCAGGGCCACGGCCTGATCGGTATGCGCGAGCGCATCGGCATGGTCGGCGGAACCCTGGACGCCGGACCGCGTCCGGGCGGAGGCTTCCGCATCAGCGCCCTGCTTCCGCTCAAGCCCGCTCACTGA
- a CDS encoding response regulator transcription factor has product MPIRVMLVDDQALLRTGFRMVLDAQPDMEVVAEAGDGVEALQALRGRDVDVVLMDVRMPKLDGVETTRRICSDPNPPKVLILTTFDLDEYAFSGLKAGASGFMLKDVPPGELLTAIRSVHSGDAVVAPSTTRRLLDRFAPLLPSAGKEPQHKELERLTGREREVMILVAQGLSNGEIAARLVLSEATVKTHVGRILTKLGLRDRVQVVVLAYETGLVRAGGQG; this is encoded by the coding sequence ATGCCGATCCGCGTGATGCTCGTCGACGACCAGGCGCTGCTGCGCACCGGGTTCCGGATGGTGCTGGACGCCCAGCCGGACATGGAGGTCGTGGCGGAGGCGGGCGACGGTGTGGAGGCCCTGCAGGCGCTGCGCGGGAGGGATGTCGACGTGGTCCTGATGGACGTGCGCATGCCGAAGCTGGACGGCGTGGAGACGACCCGCCGCATCTGCTCGGACCCGAACCCGCCGAAGGTGCTGATCCTGACCACCTTCGACCTCGACGAGTACGCCTTCTCGGGGCTCAAGGCGGGCGCGTCCGGCTTCATGCTCAAGGACGTGCCGCCCGGTGAACTCCTCACCGCGATCCGCTCCGTGCACAGCGGCGACGCGGTGGTCGCGCCCTCGACGACCCGGCGTCTGCTGGACCGCTTCGCGCCGCTGCTGCCGAGCGCCGGCAAGGAGCCCCAGCACAAGGAGCTGGAGCGGCTCACCGGCCGGGAGCGCGAGGTCATGATCCTGGTCGCGCAGGGGCTGTCGAACGGCGAGATCGCGGCCCGGCTCGTCCTCTCCGAGGCGACGGTCAAGACCCACGTGGGCCGCATCCTCACCAAGCTGGGCCTGCGCGACCGGGTGCAGGTCGTCGTCCTCGCGTACGAGACGGGTCTTGTACGGGCCGGTGGGCAGGGCTGA
- a CDS encoding DUF5937 family protein gives MSVTIDISGLRRERVAVVPSPLAELCMALHALAEPGHHPGLQGWATGVTARLDPHLADRMCEADFLWRTTFSDLFLPYAGAGCTTLPGATLAEELDLVDKLTDEQFVDAALEFTCALPYDVRGAGALADAASRRRALELAAARGPRPAEFTERLLADPPRIRAWLRQFLEDCDEAFFADTWSRLRHQLAADARRKTDLLGRHGLAEALASVSPAVALDEAAGRIVVDKLGHGHTSIRAGSLLLVPTSLGWPHLMVLHRYGWQPVIHYPVGSPELTVPTSVEQLTLRMTALSHPMRMRLCRSLARSAFTTSELAQTHGMTAPEISRHLSVLKKAGLLTTRRRGRYVLHQLDVTMVARLGSDFLEGILR, from the coding sequence ATGAGCGTGACCATCGACATCTCCGGGCTGCGCAGGGAGCGGGTGGCCGTCGTGCCCTCGCCCCTGGCCGAGTTGTGCATGGCACTGCACGCGCTGGCCGAGCCGGGCCACCACCCCGGTCTCCAGGGCTGGGCGACCGGGGTGACCGCCCGGCTCGACCCGCATCTGGCCGACCGGATGTGCGAGGCCGACTTCCTGTGGCGGACGACGTTCTCGGACCTGTTCCTGCCGTACGCGGGAGCGGGCTGCACCACGCTCCCGGGCGCCACGCTCGCCGAGGAGCTGGACCTGGTCGACAAGCTGACGGACGAGCAGTTCGTCGACGCGGCGCTGGAGTTCACCTGCGCGCTTCCGTACGACGTGCGGGGCGCCGGCGCCCTGGCCGACGCCGCGTCCCGCCGACGGGCCCTTGAGCTGGCCGCCGCGCGCGGACCCCGCCCCGCGGAGTTCACCGAGCGGCTGCTGGCCGACCCGCCACGGATCCGGGCCTGGCTCCGGCAGTTCCTGGAGGACTGCGACGAGGCCTTCTTCGCCGACACCTGGTCCCGGCTGCGCCACCAGCTCGCGGCGGACGCCCGCCGCAAGACGGACCTGCTCGGTCGTCACGGCCTGGCCGAGGCGCTGGCGTCGGTGTCGCCCGCGGTGGCGCTCGACGAGGCGGCCGGCCGGATCGTCGTCGACAAACTGGGCCACGGCCACACGTCGATCCGGGCCGGCAGTCTCCTGCTGGTGCCGACGAGCCTGGGCTGGCCGCATCTCATGGTGCTGCACCGGTACGGGTGGCAGCCGGTGATCCACTACCCGGTGGGCTCCCCGGAGCTGACGGTCCCGACCTCGGTCGAGCAACTGACCCTGCGGATGACCGCGCTGTCCCATCCGATGCGGATGCGGCTGTGCCGGAGCCTGGCCCGCAGCGCGTTCACCACGAGCGAGCTGGCGCAGACGCACGGGATGACGGCTCCCGAGATATCCCGGCATCTGAGCGTGCTGAAGAAAGCGGGGCTGCTCACCACGCGGCGCCGCGGCCGGTACGTGCTGCATCAGCTGGACGTCACGATGGTGGCCCGGCTGGGCAGCGACTTCCTGGAGGGGATCCTCCGCTGA